In one Deltaproteobacteria bacterium HGW-Deltaproteobacteria-4 genomic region, the following are encoded:
- a CDS encoding DNA-binding protein HU (histone-like DNA-binding protein) — MTKADLVNEMAEKTGFSKVDTEKCLKALIETVTEALKQGDKVALVGFGTFSVGERAERTGKNPQTGAAIKISAAKTPKFKAGKVLKDAVNA, encoded by the coding sequence GTGACTAAAGCAGATCTTGTCAACGAAATGGCAGAGAAGACGGGCTTCAGCAAGGTAGACACGGAAAAGTGCCTCAAAGCTCTTATTGAAACGGTGACTGAAGCCCTCAAACAAGGCGACAAGGTTGCATTGGTCGGTTTTGGAACCTTCAGCGTTGGTGAGCGCGCTGAGCGTACCGGCAAGAATCCCCAGACTGGTGCGGCGATCAAGATCAGCGCCGCTAAAACCCCGAAATTTAAAGCTGGCAAAGTCCTCAAGGATGCTGTCAACGCTTAA